The DNA sequence CCAGAAGATAAGGTGAGGCGGGCAGAGGTTCAAATATTAAGTTTTCTCGGGTGAACAGAATATTAGTATTCGAGGCAATAGACCTCTTGACATTAAATATTTTCACATTTATATACAAAGTGAAATACAAAGTTTGCGAGAAATCCGCtaggtaaaaaagaagaaacaggcgGATTATTTACATTATTATTTACAGGTAGCAAGTCTGTTCGCCACTATAGACATCCGGTCAAACCAGAAGCTTGAAAATGGGAAACAACTGCTTTCAATTTAATGCTGCAGCATTGCAGACCCAACAAGAAAACCacaagtcaccaaacgcacgcgTTCGTTGAAGGAAAAGACGTTCTgggattttgcgtgccaaaaccacgatttgaccgCTCAGACACACCACGCCGCTGAGGGGGAGTGCGCAATAATTTTGACTACGTTTTTTTTTAACCGTTCGTGCGGTGCATGATACGCGagtccgttattttttttttttccgttgccCCTCCACCGAAATGCCACCTCCGCGGCGACGATCGCACCCGTGACCTCGAGGTTAGCCGCTCAATGTCGTAGCCACTAAACTAACGCAGTGGTTCTTTACTGAAGTACGGAGGTATGTGCTGTCCCCTCACGTTGTTTTTAAAGTACGCGAACGTAGTGGGCTTGACCTAGTAATAATAAGAAACAAATAATGGGCAATTTCGAAAAGGAAATTCTAGACTCGAATACGAATCAAAATCAGGGAATATTTGATTGGTAATCGAATTTAAAATATTCGCTCACAGCTAAAATGACTGCTTAAGTTTTGACGAATAGAAAGATTGGGCAGCTGGATGAGATGATCATGGATCATGCGGGACTTTCGCAACAACAGCAGTATTCCAATATAACCCATTAGCGAACGCACGGGTTCTGCTTCCTTACAGAGCATTTTTCACTCACGCACGCCGTGTATGTAGCTGGTCACTTCTTTCCACCAGCTCCACAATATTTATAACTATTTGTTGACAAATTATATAATCGAAAAGCACGTGGTAAtccatgcgccccccccccacccccggcaTTATTCCGTAACAACTCCATCGCGCACCACTCCACAGGCACACTCTGATGCGGCGAACGTTCTGTTATTTCTGTCCGACAATTATTTTCACTCGGGATTTCGTTGTGTTAAACACTTCAGCGATGCTAATGCCAAGCGTTGCAGCACACACTTCTTGGCAGGCTTTGCCGAGTAATATGTCGTACATCGCATATAAAACTTAGCTGAAGAAAgtctttcttcattttcttcaaaTGATGGTCGCATCATTTGCTAAAAATGCAGCAAACAATTTAAGAGCGCTCTATTATTATGGACCAATTTCAGCCAAGATACGATGtttcttgccttctttttctttttctttttttttgtgcagatggAAATAGTCTGGAAGTTGTAATAGCACGTGGAGCATACGTTGCTCCGTGTGGTAGTTAGTTATCGAACTACAAAGAATAAATTCAGTCAAAATAGTCACTGGATAGCTTTCGCTCTAGATTTTGTGTAGGCTAACGCCCCACTGAAGTGCACTTTTTAGTTACGCTCACCGAATATTTTTGGTTGTTTGTTCGTTTTTCAGATGGATTATCCACAGGTACTAGAGGAGTTGACTATGATGTCTGGTGGGCTGTCACTTGCGTACAAGGTACTTAACGCGTGAATATAAGCAATAATGATGTAAGAGATGCCAGTGGCCTTCAAACAAAACGCTGCGCTTTTGGCTATCTTAACCTGTCGACAGTCATGTGGCTATCGCATCAGCTCAACTCACAAAAATGCCTTCCTCTCAAACCTGCTTCTTAGCTTTCAGTAGCGACTACTAGGGAAATTGTTAACACATTGGAATAACTAGATGCTGACTTCCGACCAATATGTCTTTATAATTATATTCGTAAAATATTCTTGCAGGGATACCTAATATTCATGGCCAAGTACGAAGAAGAGTTTGTGAGCTCTAACATTCCTGACATGAAGCTCACCCTAAACCAGTACTTCTTTCTGCAGTTCGCTATGGTACGTGTTCAAACAATTAGGCACCAGTCGGTCTGGGATCATCAGCCCACCAACAAATGTGCACAGCGGTTTTTATTGTCTTCCCAAAACTGACAATTTTCGCGCTGCAACAGAAATGCCTATTTAGAGTGCAGTTCTATGTTACCTGCATGATTGCGCAGAGTCGCATAGTGGTTGCACAGTAAATGCTGAAACATATGCGCAGCAAATTAGTTATTTTGTTATGCTGTGCTGCACTACTGTATTATATTTTTCCTTTGGAATGGAGAGCTCTTCTCTAACACTTTAGAAAGAAATTTGATGAGTCTTCCTCAAAATGTTACCACAAAACCTGACAAACGGGAACGCGCAACATTCCGCATTTCGTTTCGCAGCGTACGATTCGGTACTCCTATCCATTCTAATTCTTATTCGGCCGATTGGAAGATTTCACTCGCTGAACAAATGTAACGTTATTGCTTATAGGCAGTAGTTTCCACCTTGCGTTTATTTTATTAAAACCATTGCACCTATGTTCAGTTCTTATTGTGCAGTATCACATGTCGAATAAGGTGCCTATTCAACACTGCACGCGTTTCCTTACGCAGAACTTCTGCACGACGAAGCGCAAAGAATACAAGAATATGCTGAACCTGACAGGCTTAGACAGTAAGCTTCGGTGAGTAGCGATTCTTTAGATTTTTTTACTGCGAAGCGAAGCTGTTAATGGCTAGTtccccccaggatcgtgtccgtgtctAGAAACAAAATctcgaatatagtgcaatgccgggccgacccacggtggaggtgaagaaggcgctaagccctccccatacgtgggccgataccgaagatagttc is a window from the Dermacentor variabilis isolate Ectoservices chromosome 3, ASM5094787v1, whole genome shotgun sequence genome containing:
- the LOC142574197 gene encoding neprilysin-like, with the protein product MDYPQVLEELTMMSGGLSLAYKGYLIFMAKYEEEFVSSNIPDMKLTLNQYFFLQFAMNFCTTKRKEYKNMLNLTGLDSKLRIVVPMQSSFRMSKDFVCADTSVLGTPDKCSIL